A window of Macrobrachium rosenbergii isolate ZJJX-2024 chromosome 15, ASM4041242v1, whole genome shotgun sequence contains these coding sequences:
- the LOC136846436 gene encoding uncharacterized protein → MLHSSPFLFLAIMKLLVFVSMLLAADAAKLQQYSLPNSQGTSGTRGTGSFDGTASFGPAPTEHEHSPVGVPGPASEHNEHTSNSFAGQFSQSFSAHDGQAFTTSQVTGVSSSGPTQSTFGGATQQFSGSGSVVQSSTSSGQHQTPDADDTFVRGSSVGFSGTAASSAGDCPEGQIKHFDGRCVTPEVTRKVFVYAAPERSRQADFAPVDVPLPRVEHNIVFIRTEELEKANDPIIVPPPLRKDIIYVLNKESEFAGQRVIEITTAKPAKPEVFFVNYADGETPTLPDGTDFETALSSAIHSEGQVIGGSSGFEVRDQQGSGFVGNFETSSAGFSSGGPVNTGFDVVASSAGAVDAFATGGVVVVGTTEGTATTGYNYERDAAGTSASNFFGGASSNQNNFGGDVGVSVGHDESSAFGFGGASTLRDDGSGISSNLINVGHGNPDASSAQTGIPFPANTFQTTQPASGVVSTPQTKYGAP, encoded by the exons ATGCTACACTCATCCCCTTTCCTATTTCTTGCGATCATGAAGCTCCTG GTATTCGTGAGCATGCTCCTTGCTGCCGACGCAGCAAAGCTGCAGCAATACAGCCTTCCGAATTCTCAAGGGACTTCCGGTACAAGAGGCACCGGAAGCTTCGATGGCACCGCGTCATTCGGACCGGCACCGACCGAGCACGAACACTCTCCAGTAGGCGTACCCGGACCCGCATCCGAACATAACGAACACACTTCCAATTCCTTCGCCGGACAATTTAGCCAGTCGTTCTCCGCTCATGACGGGCAGGCCTTCACCACCAGTCAGGTGACTGGCGTCTCTTCCTCTGGGCCAACACAGTCCACATTCGGCGGGGCCACACAGCAGTTCTCCGGAAGCGGTTCCGTCGTCCAGTCCAGTACTTCTTCAGGACAACATCAGACTCCTGACGCAGACGACACTTTCGTCCGAGGTTCCTCCGTCGGCTTTTCCGGAACGGCGGCGTCATCTGCCGGGGATTGCCCAGAGGGTCAGATCAAACACTTCGACGGCAGGTGCGTCACGCCCGAGGTGACTCGGAAGGTGTTCGTCTACGCCGCTCCCGAAAGGTCCCGCCAAGCGGACTTTGCTCCCGTCGACGTCCCTCTACCTAGGGTGGAGCATAACATCGTCTTCATCCGCACCGAGGAGCTCGAGAAAGCTAACGACCCCATCATCGTCCCGCCACCGCTGAGGAAGGACATCATCTACGTCCTCAACAAGGAATCCGAGTTCGCAGGCCAGAGGGTCATCGAGATCACCACAGCCAAACCCGCGAAGCCTGAGGTGTTCTTCGTCAACTACGCCGACGGGGAGACGCCCACCCTTCCCGACGGCACTGACTTCGAGACGGCCCTTAGCTCGGCCATCCACTCCGAGGGCCAAGTCATCGGTGGGTCTAGCGGCTTCGAAGTCCGCGACCAGCAAGGGTCAGGTTTCGTCGGGAACTTCGAGACCTCCTCCGCCGGCTTCAGCAGTGGCGGACCGGTTAACACCGGCTTCGACGTTGTTGCCTCTTCTGCTGGCGCTGTCGATGCTTTTGCCACTGGTGGTGTTGTTGTAGTAGGTACTACCGAGGGCACCGCTACAACGGGCTACAACTACGAACGCGATGCCGCTGGAACGTCGGCAAGCAACTTCTTCGGCGGCGCGTCATCCAACCAGAACAATTTCGGCGGCGATGTGGGCGTTTCAGTTGGTCACGACGAGTCCTCTGCTTTCGGGTTTGGGGGCGCCTCCACATTACGCGACGACGGTTCGGGTATCTCCAGCAACCTCATCAACGTCGGCCATGGAAATCCCGACGCTTCCAGCGCCCAGACTGGAATCCCGTTCCCCGCCAATACCTTCCAGACTACGCAGCCAGCTTCTGGTGTGGTCTCAACGCCCCAGACTAAATACGGCGCACCATAA
- the LOC136846794 gene encoding uncharacterized protein DDB_G0283357-like gives MKKLLVLISVLLAANAAPQQGYVLPGPQGSFGGGGPAFGESVSHQNQQQQFSSTGSFLPATSQPDISGHFQTGVSSQQSAGSSFSGQGQYQAGASGQQSAGSSFSRQGGQSFSVSNDQSFTGQVAQVSSAGSPQSSQTPSQQIAPSSQFQSSQQIEPSFQFQPSQQTVPSSQFQSTSVQENFVDGSSQGFSRAVGSAGGCPDGQTRHVDGRCVTPEVMRNVFVYAAPEISRTGNAEPANIPLPKVEHNIVFIRTDELASRNDPIIIPPPQKKHIIYVLNKESQFGGQRVIEVTTPKPGQPEVYFVNYAEGQTPTLPDGTDFETALNSAVQAEGQVIDGSSRFDGHNEQTTNIVSNVGASHFSNEVAGGGFDANVVTGSSGNRGGNYNNREFTVNVGSPPRFGKGINNAVFDTNSNDAPTTDIKGNIQDQGFSANVEATSGFNNEVIGAGFDATHTTGSSSNIRGNINNQEFAVNVQGAALGVPLPTSNEYNGNTADSLVQDNLPSNNFGVVVSDSISVSPDAGSNTLRSDSTNSNDLRVNNPGSAANNAVPDNSLYGRNQGRGNAEATFAHNSGSEATFSNNNFVSEATLSNKNLGSEATFFNNNFGPEATFSNNNFGSEATLSNNNFASEGTFSNNFASSSVVTADVQDNISSFNAVRPPVSATTSNNFDSHSAGTLAPSSGAPRGATVSANSFQASSVREDVPQTAYSAP, from the exons ATGAAGAAGCTCCTG GTGCTCATCAGCGTCCTCCTAGCAGCCAATGCTGCTCCTCAGCAGGGATACGTCCTACCAGGTCCCCAGGGTTCCTTTGGTGGTGGGGGGCCAGCATTTGGGGAGTCAGTCTCTCACCAGAATCAGCAGCAGCAGTTTTCATCGACCGGCTCGTTTCTCCCAGCGACATCACAACCAGACATCTCTGGGCATTTCCAGACTGGGGTCTCCAGCCAGCAGTCAGCAGGTAGCTCGTTCTCCGGACAAGGACAGTACCAGGCTGGAGCCTCAGGCCAGCAGTCAGCAGGTAGCTCTTTTTCAAGACAAGGTGGTCAGTCCTTCTCAGTCTCAAATGACCAGTCATTTACCGGTCAAGTAGCTCAAGTCTCGTCTGCTGGATCACCTCAGTCATCTCAGACTCCTAGCCAACAAATAGCACCTTCATCACAATTCCAGTCTAGCCAACAAATAGAGCCTTCATTCCAATTCCAGCCTAGCCAACAAACAGTGCCTTCATCCCAATTCCAGTCCACCAGCGTGCAAGAGAACTTTGTTGATGGTTCTTCTCAGGGTTTTTCTAGAGCAGTTGGGTCCGCTGGGGGCTGCCCTGATGGTCAAACACGCCACGTTGATGGCAGGTGTGTCACGCCCGAGGTGATGCGCAACGTCTTTGTCTATGCTGCTCCGGAAATCTCTCGTACTGGCAACGCTGAACCGGCAAACATTCCCTTGCCTAAGGTAGAACACAACATTGTGTTCATCAGAACTGACGAACTTGCCAGCAGAAACGACCCCATCATCATACCACCACCGCAGAAGAAGCACATCATCTATGTCCTCAATAAGGAATCTCAATTCGGAGGCCAGCGGGTGATTGAAGTCACCACACCTAAGCCCGGGCAGCCCGAGGTATACTTCGTGAACTACGCTGAAGGCCAGACGCCCACGCTCCCCGATGGGACAGATTTTGAAACTGCTCTCAACTCGGCTGTGCAAGCTGAAGGTCAAGTCATTGACGGATCCAGTCGCTTCGATGGTCACAATGAGCAGACTACAAATATTGTCTCTAATGTTGGAGCTTCTCACTTCAGCAATGAAGTAGCCGGCGGAGGATTTGATGCCAACGTTGTGACTGGGTCCAGCGGCAATAGAGGAGGCAATTACAATAACCGTGAATTCACCGTAAACGTTGGTTCGCCTCCTCGATTTGGTAAGGGAATAAACAATGCAGTTTTTGATACCAACAGTAATGATGCACCCACCACAGACATTAAAGGCAACATCCAGGACCAAGGTTTTTCTGCAAATGTTGAAGCAACATCTGGATTTAACAATGAAGTGATCGGTGCTGGGTTTGATGCCACTCATACAACTGGTTCTTCCAGCAACATTAGAGGCAACATTAACAACCAAGAGTTTGCTGTGAATGTCCAAGGCGCTGCTCTTGGAGTTCCCCTTCCTACCAGTAATGAATATAATGGCAATACTGCTGATTCACTGGTCCAAGATAATCTCCCCAGCAATAATTTCGGCGTTGTAGTATCAGACAGTATCAGCGTCAGCCCTGATGCCGGTAGCAACACTCTACGCAGCGATTCTACAAACAGCAACGACTTGAGAGTCAACAACCCTGGATCTGCTGCTAATAACGCTGTACCAGACAACAGCCTATATGGCAGAAACCAAGGCCGTGGAAACGCTGAAGCCACCTTCGCTCACAACTCTGGTTCTGAAGCCACCTTCTCCAACAACAACTTTGTTTCAGAAGCCACCCTCTCCAACAAAAACTTGGGTTCTGAAGCCACCTTCTTCAACAACAACTTTGGTCCAGAGGCCACCTTCTCCAACAACAACTTTGGTTCAGAAGCCACCCTCTCCAACAACAACTTTGCTTCTGAAGGCACCTTCTCTAATAACTTTGCATCCTCTTCTGTAGTAACAGCGGATGTCCAGGATAACATCTCGAGCTTCAATGCTGTCAGACCTCCTGTCAGTGCCACTACTTCCAACAACTTTGACAGCCATAGTGCTGGGACCTTAGCCCCCTCTTCTGGCGCTCCAAGAGGGGCAACTGTTTCTGCCAACAGTTTCCAGGCATCCTCAGTAAGGGAGGACGTTCCTCAAACTGCTTACAGTGCGCCTTGA
- the LOC136846368 gene encoding uncharacterized protein — translation MRVLKTFQIPAVAEEEEEEEEEEEEEEEETWTGNSRSVPIRRGYDDDDDDDDDDDDDDDDDDSASLTDTPSSILFDTVLNILVPFLAEDKDTGKGILEEEEEEEKEEEEEEEEEEEEVASALR, via the exons ATGAGAGTTCTGAAAACGTTCCAGATTCCTGcagtggcagaagaagaagaagaagaagaagaagaagaagaagaagaagaagaagaaacctggACAGGCAATAGCAGGAGTGTCCCAATAAGGAGAG gatatgatgatgatgatgatgatgatgatgatgatgatgatgatgatgatgatgatgacagtgcaAGTTTAACTG ATACGCCCAGTAGCATTCTCTTCGACACTGTGCTAAATATTCTCGTGCCATTTTTAGCAGAAGATAAGGATACGGGGAAAGGGatcctggaggaggaggaagaggaggaaaaggaggaggaggaagaggaggaggaggaggaggaggaagtagccTCAGCCCTCAGGTGA